The region tatggagacgcaaaaacttttttgctataaaaagcgtcttttagtgtgtgacagctgccaatcgtaaaaatccgatataaaaaacgctataaaagtaaatcaaaccccccttcatcacccccttagttagggaaaaataataaaattaaaaaaacgtatttatttccattttcccattagggctagggttagggctagggttagggttggagctaaagttagggtggggctaaagttagggttagggtttggattacatttacggttgggattagggttgagattagaattaggggtgtgtcagggttaggggtgtggttagggttgcagttgggattagggctaggggtgtgtttggattagtttcaggtagaattggggagtttccactgttcaggcacatcaggggctctccaaacgcgacatggcgtccgatctcaattccagacaattctgcgttgaaaaagtaaaacagtgctccttcccttccgagctctcccgtgcgcccaaacaggggtttaccccaacatatggggcatcagcgtactcgggacaaattggacaacaacttttggggtccaagttctcttgttatctctgggaaaataaaaatttggggggctaaaaatcatttttgtgggaaaaaaaggatttttttattttcacagcactgcgttgtaaactgtagtgaaacacttgggggttcaaagttctcacaacacatctagataagttccttgggaggtctagtttccaatatggggtcacttatggggggtttatactctttgggtacatcaggggctctgcaaatgcaacgtgacgcctgcagaccaatcatctaagtctgcattccaaatggcgctccttcccttccgagctctgccatgcgcccaaacagtggttcccccccacatatggggtatcggcgtactccggacaaattggacaacaacttttggagtccaatttatcctgttacccttgtgaaaatacaaaactgggggctaaaaaatcatttttctgaaaaaaattttttattttcacggctctgcgttataaactgtagtgaaacacttgggggttcaaagctctcaaaacacatctagataagttccttaaggggtctactttccaaaatggtgtaatttgtggggggtttcaatgtttaggcacatcaggggctctccaaacgcaacatggcgtcccatctcaattccagtcaattttgcattgagaagtcaaatggcgctccttcccttccgagctctgcaatgcacccaaacaatggtttacacccacatatggggtatcagcgtactcaggacaaattgcacaacaatttttggggtccaatttcttctcttacccttgggaaaataaaaaattgggggcgaaaagatcatttttgtgaaaaaatatgattttttatttttacggctctgcattataaacttctgtgaagcacttggtgggtcaaagtgctcaccacacatctagataagttccttaaggggtctactttccaaaatggtgtcacttgtggggggtttcaatgtttaggcatatcaggggctctccaaacgcaacatggtgtcccatctcaattccagtcaattttgcaatgaaaagtcaaatggcgctccttcgcttccgagctctgtcatgtgcccaaaaagtggtttacccccacatatggggtatcggcgtactcaggacaaattgtacaacatcttttggggtccattttctcctgttacccttggtaaaataaaacaaattggagctgaagtaaattttgtgtgaaaaaaagttaaatgttcatttttatttaaacattccaaaaattcctgtgaaacacctgaagggttaataaacttcttgaatgtggttttgagcaccttgagtggtgcagtttttagaatggtgtcacacttagttattttctatcatatagacccctcaaaatgacttcaaatgagatgtggtccctaaaaaaaaaatggtgttgtaaaaatgagaaattgctggtcaacttttaacccttataactccctaacaaaaaaaaattttggttccaaaattgtgctgatgtaaagtagacatgtggggaatgttacttattaagtattttgtgtgacatatctctgtgatttaagggcataaaaattcaaagttggaaaattgtgaaattttcaaaatttttgccaaatttccatttttttcacaaataaacacaagttatatcgaataaattttaccactaacatgaagtacaatatctcacgagaaaacaatgtcagaatcgccaagatccgttgaagcgttccagagttataacctcataaagggacagtggtcagaattgtaaaaattggcccggtcattaacgtgcaaaccaccctcggggcttaaggggttaatttcatagctagagaccccaaattttacaaagagacacttgttacattagtaaagaggaatatgtaataaaagaagggatatgagatggtttactgtatgtaaaccatgtctcatatcatgtcgggtttgtgaaggagacaggaaaagccggcaattgaattaccggctttactactatctagcgctgaattatatatatatatatatatatatatatatatatatatatatatatatatatatatatatatatatatatatatatatatatatatatatatatatatatactgtatatatgttttttagaatatttgatggatccatgatatgtccacttttcaagcctgcgagaaaaaaacgctgtacggatgacacacggataaatttgtgcataaaaatcgcatcctcgcattgaatacggaacagtgttttgggacaattactgcgtattacggctgtaaaaagccgaccgtatttccatacgctgagtgtgacgccggccttaaagtggGGTTGTCTCAACACGGGCTTAATCAATTCAAGACCCAGATTTCAATACACTTCCTGCAGCCACGCAGTTCCTACGTCAGCATCGCTGTTGCCGGCAGTAAAGTGACATTGTCACATGCTGGCTGCAGCTCATTTGGGTCCTGGATTGATTAAGCTGGGGTTGTctggttgtgggcaatccctttttaGTACCTATGGGGTTGATATATTTACACACATATTTAGGGGAGCAGGGAAATACAATGAGCAAAAACTACCCACTTTTGAcacagtgacaggtcctctttcaaGTTTTTCCACAACCATGGTAGTGATGACCTAGTTTTAGTGTCTGTCATTAATATCAGATGGTGGGAATGGCACCTCCACTGACCCGCTGTTATCAGCTCTTGCAGCAAGTGAATGTATGCAGTGTATGGGGCAGAACGCCACTGCTCCAGTCCTCATTGCCCAACAACTAATCATGTTTTTATAATTTTCTCAGTATTGTAGAGGTGATGGCATATTCTACTGTGCAATGCtggggaaatcctgaaaacatggttTCTTGGGGGCTCTTGAGGACTGAAGTTGGGGAAACCCTAATCTAGATCAGTGTCTATTGAAAAGAATATAGAAAACAATATCATAGTAGTGGACAATCCTTTAATAGAGGAGTGTTTTACAAATGGGACCCGTTTTAATAGTCAGGAGAAGGTGGGGGGGCAGAGGTCTGTAGAAGACGCCAACTACTAGTCACAACCCATGATCAGAATTTTGTTCTAgggctttctttaaaaaaaaaaaaaaaaaaatttgctgccAAATTGTGAGGTTGCAGGAGCAGAATGGTGTTTTGTTGGCGGGATCGTTTCCATATTCAGTAGTTTATATTCGAGGAGGCTCCACCATCAGTCATTTCCAGAACAGGAGTGCTATGCAATATATAAGGAAGGCTGCACCAACAAGGGGAGAACCTGTTACTTAATAAATATTCAAGGTTCGACCCCATTAAAGATCATGTGTCAGCACACTGGACCTTTGTTGTTTGGGTGTCTGTGATATGTTACCAAGGTGAAGTCTGGAGCATCCGCACCCACCAAAATTATTCCAATTAGCATTATCGTCTGGGCTTTATGTGCAAGTTTTCAGAATAGAATAAAGTTTCTTTTCTAAAAAGGTGTAATGATCATTGCTTCCATTTGCATCAGCATTCATCTTTGATATTAGTAATGTTTTTCTGTCCCTACAAATAGTATTTAAAAACCTGTGAATGTGCCATTATTTATCTATACTACTCTATGTGCATTTGAATAACAGAAGTATCAGGTTGAATAATTCCACTATTTTTTGCATGATTTGCTGCCTCTACttttgcagtcattatacaattacCTTTTATAGCCACTTTCAGTAACGCAGTCTTTCTTGTATTTCAGGCTGACAGTTTAGAAAGTTTTCTATCATCCACTTCTCTGCAATGGGAATTCAAGGCCTGGCTAAGCTGATTGCTGATGTGGCGCCCGGAGCGATAAAAGAGAATGACATAAAGAGCTACTTTGGGCGTAAAGTGGCAGTGGACGCTTCTATGTGCATCTACCAGTTTCTTATCGCTGTGCGGCAGGATGGTAACATGCTTCAGAATGAGGAAGGTGAGACCACCAGTCACTTGATGGGCATGTTCTATCGTACAATCCGTATGGTGGAGCACGGCATCAAGCCCGTTTATGTGTTTGATGGCAAACCACCTCAGCTGAAGTCGGGTGAGCTGGCCAAGCGAAGTGAAAGGAGGGCAGAAGCTGAGAAATTGCTAGAGGCAGCACAAGAAGCAGGCGAAGTGGAAAACATCGAGAAGTTCAATAAGAGGCTCGTAAAGGTGACCAAGCAACACAATGAAGAGTGCAAACAACTTCTTAAATTAATGGGTATTCCTTATGTTGATGCGCCTTGTGAGGCTGAGGCCACGTGTGCTGCTTTGGTAAAAGGTGGAAAAGTGTACGCTGCAGCCACTGAAGATATGGATGCGCTGACTTTCGGCACTCCTCTCCTGCTGCGTCACCTCACTGCTAGTGAGGCCAAAAAGCTGCCGATCC is a window of Ranitomeya variabilis isolate aRanVar5 chromosome 2, aRanVar5.hap1, whole genome shotgun sequence DNA encoding:
- the FEN1 gene encoding flap endonuclease 1 isoform X2; translation: MGIQGLAKLIADVAPGAIKENDIKSYFGRKVAVDASMCIYQFLIAVRQDGNMLQNEEGETTSHLMGMFYRTIRMVEHGIKPVYVFDGKPPQLKSGELAKRSERRAEAEKLLEAAQEAGEVENIEKFNKRLVKVTKQHNEECKQLLKLMGIPYVDAPCEAEATCAALVKGGKVYAAATEDMDALTFGTPLLLRHLTASEAKKLPIQEFHLSRALQDIGISQDQFIDLCILLGSDYCESIRGIGPKRAIELIRQHKSIEEIMDNIDLKKYPVPENWLHKEARQLFLEPEVVDVDNVELKWVDPDEEGLVAFMCGEKQFSEDRIRNGAKKLAKNRHGSTQGRLDDFFKVTGSITSSKRKVTDVKGSAKKKAKTASTPSGKFKRGK